From BD1-7 clade bacterium, one genomic window encodes:
- the kshA_1 gene encoding putative 3-ketosteroid-9-alpha-monooxygenase, oxygenase component has translation MSKRYPMPIPFGWFGVGYSDELEKGESRPIKYFGKEMVIFRTEDGQAVVLDAYCPHLGAHLGYGINQEAGQGGRIEGNTIVCPFHAWRFDDTGTVTEIPYAKNIPPKVANKQCLKSYPVQEKNQVIWVWYHPDPNQAPLWDVEDLEEANDPAWSEYEKYEWIIKTHPQEMGENAADPAHFRYVHQVAEFPVWESVQDGHKTHGIQRADMQTPRGIVKGKIMTNNAGPGQAWTRFEGIAETFLLSQITPVDEETVHVRFAFSQPLKDGKKPEGGVEAAIIGDIRKQLREDTPIWENKVYRPLPVLCDGDGPIAKFRKWYGQFYAEYDGNL, from the coding sequence ATGAGCAAAAGATATCCTATGCCAATCCCATTTGGCTGGTTCGGTGTTGGCTATTCCGACGAACTGGAAAAAGGCGAGTCACGCCCGATCAAATATTTCGGCAAAGAGATGGTGATCTTCCGTACTGAAGATGGCCAAGCTGTTGTTCTGGATGCCTACTGTCCGCATCTAGGTGCTCACCTCGGTTACGGTATTAACCAGGAAGCTGGCCAAGGCGGTCGTATTGAAGGCAATACCATCGTTTGTCCATTCCATGCATGGCGTTTTGATGATACCGGAACTGTGACAGAGATCCCTTACGCGAAAAATATTCCGCCAAAGGTTGCCAACAAGCAGTGCCTGAAGTCATACCCGGTACAAGAAAAGAACCAGGTTATCTGGGTTTGGTACCACCCTGATCCAAATCAAGCCCCATTGTGGGATGTTGAGGATCTAGAGGAAGCGAATGATCCGGCATGGTCTGAATACGAGAAGTACGAATGGATCATTAAAACCCATCCACAGGAAATGGGCGAAAACGCTGCTGATCCTGCACACTTCCGTTATGTGCATCAGGTTGCTGAGTTCCCTGTTTGGGAATCTGTCCAAGATGGTCACAAAACTCACGGTATCCAGCGTGCAGATATGCAAACGCCACGTGGTATTGTGAAAGGCAAGATCATGACGAACAATGCTGGCCCAGGTCAGGCGTGGACACGTTTTGAAGGTATTGCTGAAACATTCTTGCTGTCGCAAATCACACCGGTTGATGAAGAAACCGTACATGTACGTTTTGCTTTCTCCCAGCCTCTGAAAGATGGTAAAAAGCCTGAAGGTGGTGTTGAAGCCGCAATCATTGGTGATATTCGTAAGCAATTACGTGAAGATACCCCGATTTGGGAAAACAAAGTATACCGCCCACTGCCTGTGCTGTGTGATGGTGACGGCCCAATCGCTAAATTCCGTAAATGGTACGGCCAGTTTTATGCGGAATACGACGGTAATTTATAA
- the lgt_1 gene encoding Prolipoprotein diacylglyceryl transferase, with protein MLVHPNMDPVAIDLGFVQIHWYGLMYLAAFAFAYWICRFRAKQGRAPFRPDQVDDIVFFVAMGTIIGGRLGYMLFYNFGTLVADPVSLFRIGSGGMSFHGGLIGVMLGLGYWARREKVAIGDIFDFAALAAPVGMGFGRLGNFIGQELWGRPTDVPWAMVFPRDPSGLARHPSQLYQAFLEGIVLFAVIYWFTSTTRPRWAAAGLFAILYGIFRFLVEFVREPDAHIGFDLWGWMSRGQLLSIPMIMIGILVMMIAYYRNVQPVFVDPTPPKTDKKA; from the coding sequence ATGTTGGTTCACCCGAATATGGACCCGGTCGCGATAGACCTGGGATTTGTACAGATACATTGGTATGGCCTGATGTATCTGGCTGCGTTTGCCTTCGCCTATTGGATTTGCCGGTTTCGAGCGAAGCAAGGGCGTGCGCCATTTCGACCGGATCAGGTTGATGACATCGTCTTTTTTGTCGCCATGGGTACCATTATTGGTGGACGCCTCGGATACATGTTGTTTTACAACTTCGGCACTTTGGTTGCTGATCCGGTGTCCCTTTTTCGTATTGGCAGTGGCGGAATGTCATTTCACGGCGGTCTTATTGGCGTGATGCTGGGTTTGGGCTATTGGGCGCGTCGGGAAAAAGTCGCCATTGGTGATATTTTCGATTTTGCTGCACTGGCAGCGCCTGTGGGTATGGGTTTTGGTCGGTTGGGTAATTTTATTGGTCAAGAGTTGTGGGGGCGTCCAACGGACGTGCCTTGGGCGATGGTGTTTCCGCGTGATCCTTCCGGGCTTGCTCGTCATCCATCTCAGCTGTATCAAGCATTTCTCGAAGGTATTGTGCTCTTTGCTGTCATTTACTGGTTTACATCGACCACGAGGCCGCGCTGGGCAGCAGCGGGCTTGTTCGCTATTTTATATGGGATCTTCCGCTTCTTGGTGGAGTTTGTGCGTGAGCCTGATGCCCATATCGGATTCGATTTATGGGGCTGGATGTCGCGCGGGCAACTACTTTCGATTCCTATGATAATGATAGGCATTCTTGTTATGATGATTGCCTATTACCGAAATGTTCAACCGGTGTTTGTCGATCCGACACCACCCAAGACTGATAAGAAAGCCTGA